The proteins below come from a single Acaryochloris sp. CCMEE 5410 genomic window:
- a CDS encoding ISAs1 family transposase (programmed frameshift), with protein sequence MSHLIDTLKQVPDFRSAHGRIHPLWLLLLLMVMGMLAGYQGYRPLETFVSDYRQPLSELLGLESLEVPSHCTFRRVMKGLDFQALSHQFEAWMLSKAQTHSPDNYAASIDGKRIRQGLTDAKGKQRFVGLVSLFAVEAGITLKLEALTQEDNSEIKVVQALLETLQLDGLLITMDALHAQKTLEKIVASGNDYLVAVKSNQGRLYDHLQTYFECLKPMAEHIHSAQSRGRDEHRCIQVYEPVGIALQEWTAIRSVLCVQRWGTRKGKEYHNTAYYISSAATSPHHWQSLVREHWGIENRLHWPKDVVFGEDDYRLEDEQALLNWSVLRTIGINILRLNDYQSLKTAMTKLANRVDIIFSLLT encoded by the exons ATGAGCCATCTAATCGATACTTTGAAGCAAGTCCCGGATTTCCGCAGTGCCCATGGCCGTATTCATCCGTTATGGCTGCTGTTGCTATTGATGGTGATGGGCATGCTTGCTGGATATCAAGGGTACCGTCCGTTAGAAACCTTTGTGAGCGATTATCGCCAGCCTTTAAGTGAGCTATTGGGGCTTGAGAGCCTCGAAGTTCCGTCTCACTGTACCTTTCGTCGAGTGATGAAGGGGCTTGACTTCCAAGCGTTGAGCCACCAATTTGAAGCATGGATGCTCTCGAAAGCCCAGACTCACTCTCCCGATAATTATGCAGCCTCCATTGATGGCAAACGGATTCGTCAGGGGCTGACAGATGCCAAGGGGAAGCAGCGTTTTGTGGGCTTGGTGAGTTTATTTGCGGTGGAAGCAGGCATCACCCTCAAGCTCGAAGCCCTCACTCAGGAGGATAATAGCGAAATCAAAGTCGTGCAGGCACTGTTGGAAACCCTTCAACTCGATGGCTTGCTGATTACCATGGATGCCTTACACGCCCAAAAAACACTTGAGAAGATTGTGGCCTCGGGTAACGACTATCTTGTGGCGGTCAAATCCAATCAGGGAAGACTTTACGACCACCTCCAGACTTACT TTGAGTGTCTTAAACCCATGGCTGAGCACATCCACTCCGCCCAAAGTAGAGGACGAGATGAACATCGGTGTATACAGGTTTATGAGCCTGTCGGCATAGCCCTACAAGAATGGACAGCAATTCGCTCTGTACTTTGTGTCCAACGATGGGGTACTCGCAAAGGAAAGGAGTATCACAATACCGCCTATTACATCAGTTCAGCTGCCACCTCACCCCATCATTGGCAATCTCTGGTCCGAGAACATTGGGGCATTGAAAATCGGTTGCATTGGCCGAAGGATGTTGTTTTTGGCGAAGATGATTATCGACTCGAAGATGAACAAGCACTGCTCAATTGGTCAGTGCTTAGAACTATTGGGATTAATATCCTGCGGCTAAACGACTATCAATCCCTCAAAACCGCGATGACTAAGCTTGCTAATCGGGTCGATATTATTTTTTCGCTGCTAACTTAA
- a CDS encoding GTPase — translation MNRSSEEKFIFLLVGRTGVGKSSTINSLMGIDIAQTGKYDATTMSVKEYDHELNGIKFTIIDTPGLCDDLPEKGNDQKYIELIQSKVDRLDCIWFVTRLDEPRVTADEIRGIKIISEAFTPEVWEHSIIIFTRADKADNFEEDLRERTKRIHSEISKYVSPTISSAIPSVAVANGHEHTPDGRKWLGELWTKVFVRIQQQGAIPFLVSTIGRLNYGSTAQQTPPQSKSVYRIKFRESSKSTNKDQEDPNNQEDHESHQKSKVDFSDDQVKEVKKRLFDIVPVLKSVGKAIGSVVGLLAGGSSGQAIGREIGIEVGGAVGKVIEFAFSLF, via the coding sequence TTGAACAGGTCTAGTGAGGAAAAATTTATTTTTCTCTTAGTCGGTCGAACGGGAGTAGGCAAATCAAGTACAATCAATTCTTTGATGGGAATAGATATCGCTCAAACTGGCAAATATGATGCAACAACAATGAGTGTCAAAGAATATGATCATGAGCTGAACGGTATTAAATTCACCATTATTGATACTCCTGGATTATGTGACGATCTTCCTGAGAAGGGCAATGATCAGAAATACATCGAGTTAATACAATCTAAAGTTGACAGATTAGATTGCATTTGGTTCGTGACTCGTCTTGACGAACCACGAGTAACTGCTGATGAGATTAGAGGCATTAAAATTATCTCAGAAGCTTTTACCCCCGAAGTCTGGGAGCACTCGATTATCATTTTTACTCGTGCAGATAAAGCAGATAATTTTGAAGAAGACTTAAGGGAAAGAACTAAACGAATCCATAGTGAAATCTCAAAATATGTCAGCCCAACAATTTCAAGCGCAATTCCTTCAGTTGCTGTAGCCAATGGACATGAGCATACTCCTGATGGGAGAAAATGGTTAGGAGAGCTATGGACAAAGGTTTTTGTTCGTATTCAACAACAAGGAGCTATCCCTTTCTTAGTGTCTACAATTGGCAGACTCAATTATGGCTCCACAGCTCAACAAACTCCTCCCCAATCCAAATCGGTTTACAGAATCAAATTTCGTGAAAGCTCAAAGTCAACTAATAAAGACCAAGAGGACCCAAACAACCAAGAAGATCATGAATCTCATCAGAAATCCAAGGTTGATTTTTCTGATGATCAAGTTAAAGAGGTCAAAAAACGTCTTTTTGACATCGTTCCAGTTTTGAAATCTGTAGGGAAAGCAATTGGTTCCGTTGTTGGCTTGCTTGCCGGAGGAAGCTCTGGACAAGCAATTGGGCGCGAAATTGGGATAGAGGTTGGGGGTGCAGTGGGTAAAGTGATAGAGTTTGCTTTCTCCCTCTTTTGA
- a CDS encoding deoxyribodipyrimidine photo-lyase — translation MANSLIEDERIQILNKQNVQPGGYVLYWMQQSQRAEYNHALEYAIQRANDLQQPVVVCFGLMADYPGSNLRHYTFMLEGLQDTEQALIQRGIKFVMRYGNPDQIALELGKDASLVVCDRGYLRFQRQWRDNVAQNALCQVAQVESEVVVPIETTSVKADYAARTIRPRIHRHLDRFLVPFASTPVQQSSLHLDLKTLDLSNIEAVLAKLPLDCSVPPVSSLFQGGTTRAKEILEQFLQKSFAIYADHRNQPQTDDVSYMSQYLHFGQISPLYLALQIQSMGNVPRDNVDTYIEELIVRRELAMNFAYYTPDYDAYSCLPNWAKTTLDNHRHDPRIPCYSLEQLDESRTEDPYWNAAMREMKHTGYMHNYMRMYWGKKIIEWTSTPELAFQTALDLNNKYFIDGRDANSYTGVAWVFGVHDRGWRERPIFGTVRYMAASGLKRKCDIDGYIKKVNQRVKSLSPSLKSQISP, via the coding sequence ATGGCAAATTCGTTGATTGAGGACGAACGTATCCAAATCCTGAATAAACAGAACGTACAGCCCGGAGGTTATGTTCTGTACTGGATGCAGCAGTCTCAGCGAGCCGAATACAACCATGCCTTGGAATATGCCATTCAGCGGGCCAATGATCTTCAACAGCCTGTGGTGGTTTGCTTTGGCTTGATGGCCGATTATCCTGGTTCTAATCTGCGCCATTACACCTTTATGTTGGAAGGTTTGCAGGATACGGAGCAAGCTCTGATCCAACGAGGTATCAAATTTGTGATGCGCTATGGTAACCCGGATCAGATTGCCTTGGAGTTAGGGAAAGACGCTTCGTTGGTAGTTTGCGATCGCGGCTATCTTCGGTTCCAACGTCAGTGGCGAGACAATGTGGCTCAAAATGCCCTCTGTCAGGTGGCGCAAGTGGAATCAGAAGTGGTGGTGCCTATAGAAACCACCTCCGTCAAAGCCGACTATGCCGCCCGCACCATCCGCCCTCGCATCCATCGTCATTTAGACCGCTTTCTGGTTCCCTTCGCTTCGACACCCGTCCAACAGTCTTCTCTCCATCTAGATCTGAAGACCTTAGATCTCAGCAATATTGAGGCCGTTCTAGCTAAGCTGCCCCTGGACTGCAGCGTGCCCCCCGTCAGTTCTCTGTTCCAGGGCGGCACTACTCGGGCCAAGGAAATCCTAGAGCAGTTTTTGCAAAAGTCCTTCGCTATCTACGCCGATCATCGCAATCAGCCCCAAACCGATGATGTCTCTTATATGAGCCAATATCTGCACTTTGGCCAAATCTCTCCTCTATATTTGGCCTTGCAGATTCAATCCATGGGCAATGTTCCTCGTGACAACGTTGATACCTATATCGAAGAGCTGATTGTGCGGCGGGAGCTGGCTATGAACTTTGCCTATTACACCCCCGACTATGATGCCTATAGCTGTCTCCCCAACTGGGCCAAAACGACCTTAGACAACCATCGTCACGATCCCAGAATCCCCTGTTACTCCCTAGAACAGCTAGACGAATCACGCACGGAAGATCCCTATTGGAATGCCGCCATGCGGGAAATGAAGCATACGGGCTATATGCATAACTACATGCGTATGTACTGGGGCAAAAAAATCATTGAATGGACTTCTACTCCAGAGCTGGCCTTCCAAACGGCCTTAGATCTCAACAATAAGTACTTTATCGATGGCCGCGACGCAAATTCTTATACGGGCGTGGCCTGGGTATTTGGCGTCCATGATCGAGGCTGGCGCGAACGTCCCATATTTGGCACCGTTCGCTATATGGCCGCTAGCGGTCTCAAACGCAAATGCGATATTGATGGCTATATTAAAAAGGTCAATCAGCGGGTTAAATCTCTCAGTCCCTCTCTGAAATCACAGATAAGTCCCTAA
- a CDS encoding alpha-ketoacid dehydrogenase subunit beta encodes MAEVLLFNALRDAIDEEMANDNTVMVMGEDVGHYGGSYKVTKGLYDKYGELRVLDTPIAENSFTGMAVGAAMTGLKPIIEGMNMGFLLLAFNQIANNAGMLRYTSGGNFKIPMVIRGPGGVGRQLGAEHSQRLEAYFQAVPGLKIVACSTPYNAKGLLKAAIRDPNPVLFFEHVLLYNLKEELPDQEYVLPLDKAEVVRSGKDVTILTYSRMRHHVVQAAKTLTEQGYDPEIIDLISLKPLDFDTIGASIRKTHRVIVVEECMRTGGVGAEIIASINDRFFDELDAPVVRLSSQDIPTPYNGMLESLTIVQPPQIVEAVQQITALQV; translated from the coding sequence ATGGCTGAAGTACTGTTATTTAACGCCCTCCGTGACGCCATTGACGAAGAAATGGCTAATGACAACACCGTCATGGTGATGGGAGAAGACGTGGGCCACTATGGTGGCTCCTACAAAGTCACGAAAGGCTTGTATGACAAGTATGGAGAGCTGCGCGTCCTCGACACCCCGATTGCAGAAAATAGCTTTACGGGCATGGCCGTTGGCGCTGCCATGACGGGCCTGAAGCCGATTATTGAAGGCATGAATATGGGCTTTTTGCTCCTAGCCTTTAACCAAATTGCCAATAATGCCGGTATGTTGCGCTACACCTCCGGCGGCAACTTCAAAATCCCCATGGTGATTCGCGGACCGGGTGGCGTGGGTCGTCAACTGGGTGCAGAACACTCCCAGCGCCTAGAGGCTTATTTTCAAGCCGTACCTGGCCTCAAAATTGTGGCTTGTTCTACCCCCTACAATGCCAAAGGTCTGCTCAAAGCCGCCATTCGTGACCCCAACCCAGTTCTCTTCTTTGAGCATGTCCTGCTCTATAACCTCAAGGAAGAATTACCCGACCAAGAATACGTCCTGCCTTTAGACAAAGCCGAGGTGGTTCGCTCCGGTAAAGATGTCACCATCCTCACCTATTCCCGGATGCGCCACCATGTTGTGCAGGCCGCTAAAACCCTAACGGAGCAGGGCTACGATCCTGAGATTATTGATTTAATCTCCCTCAAGCCCCTTGACTTCGATACCATTGGAGCCTCCATTCGCAAAACCCATCGGGTGATTGTCGTCGAAGAATGTATGCGGACCGGGGGCGTGGGCGCTGAAATTATCGCCTCTATTAATGATCGATTTTTTGATGAGCTGGATGCCCCCGTGGTGCGGCTCTCTTCTCAAGATATTCCGACGCCGTATAACGGCATGTTAGAGAGTCTAACGATTGTGCAGCCGCCTCAAATTGTGGAAGCGGTTCAGCAGATTACGGCTCTTCAGGTCTAA
- the secD gene encoding protein translocase subunit SecD: MLKQQRFLLALIALLVLGALIVVTPFGKQYGLGKINLGLDLRGGSQLTLQVNPTEEVKDITPNVMEAVQTVVANRLNPEGVSEIVVQTVGSQQILVQLPGVSDPKDAEQLLSQVAQLDFRRPNNAILAQVNVRSSELQRLLQKLPEAEKAGDAAALAKLQGEVQQKQKQLTELQDQFFVKTDLTGEDLNDAGYAISQSQPNKWDVTLRFDVDGGKKFAALTKSLAGTGQPLGIFLDGKSISQATVSERFKANGITGGAAIITGNFELEDAKLLANQLKGGSLPVPVKVEEIRTVGATLGQDSIRQSVYAGIGGLILVLIFMGVWYRLPGLIADVALCVYGLLTFACYVLFGVTLTLPGIAGFILSIGMAVDANILIFERTREELRSGKTLYRSIESGFYRAFTSILDSNVTTLIACGVLYWLGSGLVRGFAVTLGIGVAVSMFTAITCSRTLMFTAISLPNLRKVELFDSKRAVS; this comes from the coding sequence GTGCTTAAACAACAACGCTTTTTACTAGCTCTCATTGCCCTATTAGTGTTGGGGGCATTAATCGTCGTCACCCCTTTTGGCAAGCAGTATGGCCTGGGCAAGATTAATCTGGGACTAGACCTAAGGGGCGGGTCTCAACTCACCCTTCAGGTCAACCCGACGGAAGAAGTGAAAGACATCACCCCCAACGTGATGGAAGCGGTGCAAACCGTGGTGGCCAATCGTCTGAACCCTGAAGGGGTATCGGAAATCGTGGTCCAGACCGTGGGTAGTCAGCAAATTCTGGTTCAGCTTCCGGGTGTTAGCGATCCCAAAGACGCTGAACAATTACTCAGCCAAGTTGCCCAACTTGATTTTCGGCGTCCCAACAATGCCATCTTGGCGCAAGTCAATGTCCGTAGCAGTGAGCTACAGCGGCTGTTACAGAAGCTACCCGAAGCAGAAAAAGCGGGCGATGCCGCCGCCCTCGCAAAGCTCCAGGGAGAAGTCCAGCAGAAGCAAAAGCAGCTGACGGAGCTACAGGATCAGTTCTTTGTCAAAACAGACTTAACGGGAGAAGACCTCAACGATGCGGGGTATGCCATTTCCCAATCTCAACCGAATAAATGGGATGTCACCCTCCGGTTTGATGTCGATGGCGGCAAAAAATTTGCGGCCCTCACGAAAAGTCTGGCAGGTACGGGTCAACCCTTGGGAATTTTTCTAGATGGAAAATCCATTAGCCAAGCCACCGTCAGCGAGCGATTTAAGGCCAATGGCATTACGGGTGGTGCTGCTATTATTACAGGCAATTTTGAGCTAGAAGATGCCAAGCTACTGGCTAATCAACTCAAAGGCGGATCCCTCCCGGTGCCCGTTAAAGTCGAAGAGATTCGCACAGTGGGTGCCACCCTAGGACAAGACAGTATTCGTCAAAGTGTCTATGCCGGGATTGGTGGGCTGATTCTAGTGCTGATCTTTATGGGGGTGTGGTACCGTCTGCCCGGTTTAATTGCCGACGTGGCCCTTTGTGTTTATGGTCTGCTCACCTTTGCCTGTTATGTCTTGTTTGGCGTTACCCTGACTTTGCCGGGAATCGCGGGATTTATCCTCAGTATCGGCATGGCCGTGGATGCCAATATTCTTATTTTTGAGCGCACCCGAGAAGAATTGCGGTCTGGGAAAACCCTCTATCGCTCCATCGAATCGGGATTTTATCGTGCCTTCACTAGTATTCTCGATAGCAACGTCACCACGCTGATTGCCTGTGGCGTGCTGTACTGGTTGGGGTCGGGACTAGTGAGAGGATTTGCTGTCACCTTGGGCATTGGCGTTGCTGTCAGTATGTTTACGGCCATTACCTGCAGCCGCACCCTGATGTTTACCGCCATTAGTCTTCCCAATCTCCGAAAAGTTGAACTATTTGATTCTAAAAGGGCAGTCTCATGA
- the secF gene encoding protein translocase subunit SecF, with protein MKLNLNQQRGLWWTISAALILAGVISMALSWNQYQAPLKPGLDFTGGTRLQLERDCSKPENCQTPIQIAEVRQVLDEQKLAESNVQVIGQNAQGVAIRTKDLNQEQRTKLTEALTAKLGQLDVEKSQIDTVGPTLGKQLLASGLLALIVSFAAIIVYVSVRFQFDYALFAIVALFHDVLVTMGFFSILGLTRGVEVNSLFIVGLLTIIGFSVNDTVVIYDRVRENLKYGAKRSISETVDIAVNQTLGRSINTSLTTGLPLIGIYIFGGETLKDFALTLIVGFAAGAYSSIFIASTLLAWWRQRQERGGYNTVDSSPEEI; from the coding sequence ATGAAGTTGAATCTGAATCAGCAACGGGGACTCTGGTGGACCATCTCCGCAGCGTTGATCCTAGCGGGGGTTATTTCCATGGCCCTGTCCTGGAATCAATATCAAGCTCCCCTGAAGCCGGGCCTCGATTTTACGGGGGGGACTCGCTTACAGCTAGAGCGAGACTGCAGCAAACCTGAAAATTGCCAAACTCCTATCCAGATTGCAGAAGTTCGCCAGGTTTTAGATGAACAGAAGCTGGCGGAAAGCAATGTACAGGTCATTGGCCAAAATGCCCAAGGGGTAGCAATTCGCACCAAGGATTTAAACCAAGAACAACGGACGAAGCTGACAGAAGCCCTCACTGCTAAATTGGGCCAGCTGGATGTTGAGAAATCTCAAATTGATACGGTCGGTCCAACCCTCGGAAAACAATTACTGGCATCGGGATTATTAGCGCTGATCGTGTCCTTTGCAGCCATCATTGTCTATGTTAGTGTCCGCTTCCAATTTGACTATGCCCTGTTTGCCATTGTGGCGTTGTTCCACGATGTCCTCGTTACTATGGGCTTTTTCTCTATTCTGGGCTTAACCCGAGGGGTAGAGGTGAACAGCCTGTTTATTGTGGGCCTATTGACTATTATTGGTTTCTCAGTCAACGACACGGTGGTCATTTACGATCGCGTTCGAGAAAACCTCAAATATGGTGCGAAGCGCTCGATTAGTGAAACCGTCGATATTGCCGTAAACCAGACCTTAGGCCGATCTATCAATACTTCCCTAACGACGGGGTTACCCCTGATCGGTATCTATATCTTTGGTGGGGAAACCTTAAAGGATTTTGCCCTAACGCTGATCGTTGGATTTGCTGCAGGGGCCTATTCCAGTATTTTTATTGCCAGTACCTTGTTGGCCTGGTGGCGTCAACGCCAGGAGCGTGGCGGTTACAATACGGTGGATTCCAGTCCAGAAGAAATTTAG
- a CDS encoding site-2 protease family protein gives MIWISLSIFGLVLYFIVHHSVSRTTNTPTWLLWLVLMIPALVAGGWAAVYGADVKPPPRLWIPSTIFALISYLYLARPNKRKSAPQSSETQNTEPEKSQSAEDSPNKEEKPPKPIAAANLLTKGEESQLQNCFPWSIFYLQNVDYRPQVVICRGQLRSQPEKAYQTIRENIKTQFGDRFLVVFQDGAMNKPFFILVPNPQTQEKEKRRGPVSRPGLALGLFFSTLLTTTLAGLNFSVPDLTRQLIRDQPQLILQGLPYALALMAILGIHELGHYFTARRYRIKATLPYFIPVPISFFPIGTLGAFIQQRSPVPNRKALFDVGIAGPLAGLMVTIPVLFWGLMNSTVVTIPDKIEGLPFDAMNPTSSILLSLFSRLAMGSALTLGKGIDLHPVAIAGWIGIIATALNLMPIGQLDGGHIVHAMFGQRNGAIIGQIARLLVLFLAFIQPPLLIWAIILLFMPTVDQPALNDVSELDNKRDLLGLVSLGILVLIILPLPHSVAHILFAANPIP, from the coding sequence ATGATTTGGATTTCCCTCTCTATCTTTGGACTGGTCCTGTATTTTATCGTTCATCACAGTGTTTCTCGGACCACAAATACCCCTACGTGGCTGTTGTGGCTAGTATTGATGATTCCAGCCTTAGTGGCTGGCGGTTGGGCTGCTGTCTATGGTGCGGATGTTAAACCACCGCCTCGACTGTGGATTCCCAGTACCATTTTTGCCCTGATTTCCTATTTGTATTTAGCCCGCCCCAATAAACGCAAGTCTGCCCCTCAATCCTCAGAGACCCAAAATACCGAACCTGAAAAGAGCCAGTCCGCTGAGGATTCTCCGAACAAGGAAGAGAAGCCCCCTAAGCCCATAGCAGCGGCGAATCTGTTAACCAAGGGCGAAGAGAGTCAACTCCAAAATTGCTTTCCCTGGTCTATTTTTTACTTGCAAAACGTGGACTACCGTCCCCAAGTCGTCATCTGCCGGGGCCAGTTGCGATCGCAACCGGAAAAAGCCTATCAAACCATCCGCGAAAACATCAAAACCCAGTTTGGCGATCGGTTTTTGGTGGTCTTTCAGGATGGGGCCATGAATAAGCCTTTTTTTATCCTGGTTCCCAATCCCCAAACCCAAGAAAAAGAGAAGCGGCGCGGTCCCGTCAGTCGACCAGGACTGGCTTTGGGACTATTTTTCTCCACCCTATTAACGACCACATTAGCCGGATTAAATTTTAGTGTCCCAGACTTGACGCGCCAATTAATCCGGGATCAGCCGCAATTGATACTTCAGGGGCTACCCTATGCTTTGGCTTTAATGGCCATTTTAGGGATTCATGAATTAGGCCATTACTTTACCGCCCGGCGATACCGGATCAAAGCGACCCTGCCCTACTTTATCCCTGTGCCCATTAGCTTTTTCCCCATCGGTACCTTGGGGGCCTTTATTCAGCAACGGTCTCCCGTCCCCAATCGCAAAGCGCTGTTTGATGTGGGAATTGCAGGGCCTTTAGCGGGACTGATGGTGACAATTCCCGTTTTATTTTGGGGGCTGATGAACTCGACGGTGGTGACCATCCCCGACAAGATCGAAGGCTTGCCCTTTGATGCCATGAATCCCACGTCTTCGATATTACTGTCCTTGTTTAGCAGGTTGGCCATGGGGAGTGCCCTGACTTTAGGTAAGGGGATTGATTTACATCCCGTTGCGATCGCAGGTTGGATCGGTATTATTGCTACGGCCCTGAACCTAATGCCCATTGGCCAACTCGATGGTGGTCATATCGTCCATGCCATGTTTGGTCAACGCAACGGGGCCATCATCGGTCAAATCGCCCGATTATTGGTGTTGTTTCTCGCCTTTATCCAGCCCCCACTACTGATCTGGGCCATTATTCTGTTATTTATGCCCACGGTGGATCAGCCAGCCCTGAATGATGTCAGTGAACTGGACAACAAGCGGGACCTGCTAGGGCTAGTTTCCTTGGGCATTTTAGTGTTGATTATTCTGCCCTTGCCCCATAGTGTGGCCCATATCCTTTTTGCCGCAAACCCAATTCCATAG
- a CDS encoding protein tyrosine phosphatase family protein, protein MADGDLTQIQAFLGLSDRVGTAGQPTAAQFKDIQAAGYQSIVNLALVHSTDAIPEEGEIVAQLGMEYVHIPVDWEEPTLEDLTRFFEVMDQRSHTQVFVHCAKNMRVSAFMYLYRVLRLQMAPEEAQPALLQIWQPIPHWQAFMDRAIAEFTSA, encoded by the coding sequence ATGGCTGATGGAGATCTAACACAAATTCAGGCTTTCTTAGGGTTATCTGATCGGGTTGGAACTGCGGGGCAACCCACGGCGGCTCAATTTAAGGACATTCAAGCTGCGGGTTACCAAAGCATTGTTAATTTGGCCCTGGTCCATTCGACAGATGCCATTCCGGAAGAAGGAGAGATTGTTGCTCAGCTAGGCATGGAATATGTCCATATTCCAGTGGATTGGGAAGAACCGACGTTGGAGGATTTAACCCGTTTTTTTGAAGTGATGGATCAGCGCTCCCATACTCAGGTGTTTGTCCACTGCGCCAAAAATATGCGAGTTTCGGCTTTTATGTATCTATATCGAGTTCTGCGACTACAAATGGCACCTGAAGAAGCTCAACCAGCGTTACTACAAATCTGGCAGCCTATTCCCCATTGGCAAGCGTTTATGGATCGTGCGATCGCAGAATTCACTTCTGCCTAA
- a CDS encoding type II toxin-antitoxin system VapC family toxin: MIILDINVVSELMKPAPSPQVLNWMRDQDQKDLAITVITLAEIYYGLGRLPEGKRREELHRRFEIFIDKGFRDRLLNFGPKAALAYGELCNARLQQGLHVDAFDMMIAAMVYDQSAAIATRNTSDFEGCQITLINPFLG; encoded by the coding sequence ATGATCATTCTCGATATAAATGTGGTTTCAGAACTGATGAAGCCAGCTCCATCTCCACAGGTACTGAACTGGATGCGCGATCAAGATCAAAAGGATCTGGCGATTACGGTGATTACCTTGGCAGAAATTTACTATGGGTTGGGGCGATTGCCAGAGGGAAAAAGGCGTGAAGAGTTGCACCGTAGATTTGAAATATTTATCGATAAGGGGTTTAGAGATCGACTATTGAATTTTGGACCTAAAGCAGCTCTGGCTTACGGGGAGTTGTGTAATGCCCGTTTGCAACAGGGGCTACATGTGGATGCCTTCGATATGATGATTGCGGCGATGGTCTACGATCAGTCTGCAGCCATCGCAACTCGAAACACAAGCGATTTTGAAGGTTGTCAGATCACACTCATCAACCCTTTTTTAGGGTAG
- a CDS encoding FitA-like ribbon-helix-helix domain-containing protein, whose translation MASITIRNLDEDIKTKLRVQAAQNNRSMEEEARIILRQALAQAEPNIADLALQLFGQDNGIELEAHPAVLPRELELE comes from the coding sequence ATGGCTAGCATCACTATTCGAAATTTGGATGAAGATATTAAGACAAAGTTGCGTGTACAGGCAGCCCAGAATAATCGCTCCATGGAGGAAGAGGCTCGTATCATTCTGCGACAGGCTTTAGCTCAAGCCGAGCCTAATATTGCTGATTTGGCACTGCAATTATTTGGTCAAGACAATGGTATTGAGTTAGAGGCTCATCCTGCTGTCCTGCCACGAGAACTAGAGCTGGAATGA